From Myxococcus xanthus, a single genomic window includes:
- a CDS encoding helix-turn-helix transcriptional regulator, which translates to MEQRLATLIGNAVRAARQRLELTQADVAERVGIATEVYGRLERGHMLPSVRTLRKLCLVLNCSSDVLLGMAGVEGAPTLAEDPPEYRERPEVRRLLRTVRKLDAPRLRLLGQVANALET; encoded by the coding sequence ATGGAACAACGACTGGCAACCCTCATTGGAAACGCGGTCCGCGCGGCGCGACAACGGCTGGAGCTGACCCAGGCTGACGTGGCCGAGCGCGTTGGCATCGCCACCGAGGTGTATGGCCGCCTGGAGCGCGGCCACATGCTCCCCAGCGTCCGCACGTTGCGCAAGCTGTGCCTGGTGCTCAACTGCTCGTCGGACGTGCTCTTGGGAATGGCGGGCGTGGAAGGCGCGCCCACGCTGGCGGAGGATCCGCCGGAATACCGCGAGCGCCCGGAAGTCCGCCGGCTGCTGCGCACGGTGCGCAAGCTGGACGCACCGCGTCTTCGCCTGTTGGGGCAGGTGGCGAACGCGCTCGAGACGTAG
- a CDS encoding DUF924 family protein produces MASAEEILSFWFGQPRERWFLRDEAFDDECRRRFLPAVERAAEGELDDWRDEPRSCVALLLLLDQFPRNLFRGTPQAFASDARAREVARHGLARGLDMALPPLWRWFMYLPFEHSESVNDQRLSVALFEVLALYHSDSRAALDYARQHRDVIQRFGRFPHRNVTLGRPTTPEETVFLQEPGSSF; encoded by the coding sequence ATGGCGAGCGCAGAGGAAATCCTGAGCTTCTGGTTCGGGCAGCCACGTGAGCGGTGGTTCCTGCGGGACGAAGCCTTCGATGATGAATGCCGGCGCCGCTTCCTGCCCGCCGTCGAGCGCGCCGCCGAGGGCGAGTTGGACGACTGGCGGGACGAGCCTCGCAGCTGCGTGGCCCTGCTCCTGCTGTTGGACCAGTTCCCGCGCAATCTCTTCCGCGGCACGCCCCAGGCCTTCGCCTCGGACGCGCGGGCGCGCGAGGTGGCCCGGCACGGATTGGCGCGAGGCCTGGACATGGCCCTGCCGCCGCTGTGGCGGTGGTTCATGTACCTGCCCTTCGAGCACAGCGAGTCCGTCAACGACCAGCGGCTGTCAGTGGCCCTCTTCGAGGTGCTCGCGCTGTATCACTCGGACAGCCGGGCAGCGCTCGACTACGCCCGGCAACACCGGGACGTCATCCAGCGCTTCGGCCGCTTCCCGCATCGCAACGTGACGCTGGGACGTCCGACGACTCCGGAGGAAACCGTCTTCCTCCAGGAGCCGGGCTCGTCGTTTTGA
- a CDS encoding CHASE2 domain-containing protein: MAGERWKTVRSRWQNHWRLMLGVAVLATTLAAVCLHFDAKLGGLLEEAERTAYDTVVTRFTARREVSSQVVLVTIDQPSLERIRANEQYALNFGSWPYSRNLWARVVEQLEAEGARAIVFDAVMDERGTDESMDLAFAQVLQETSIPFYLGVSTHANAPLLPPADFGAAVAVDRPTQEEDTFPEEAGAETFEDGALEAVLPSASPEQLARAIAFPVRANGRTLPALDYATSSGERLPSHPVPPIPVLVGAVDGFGLVEPESDADGFMRRTRFVYSDGPNAFATLPVRVAAGLLGASAIEFSGRTLRLGSRTYAVDADGSAGIDFGGQLHDRFTSVPLISVLDAWVHRGQGQPTGLPPDVFRGKVVIIGGNAVGLNDVKATSFSSHEPGVVKQAAVLDTLLGNGRFITRAPLGVSLALVFAVAFVSVVLLMTTRWTPLEIAWPLGLYAGMSWVTGPALGLTNTYVLTALPALAGVLASVSAVAFNHLVANEEAAFIRQAFSRFMEPKLVEQMIAQRELPRLDGENVEITAFFSDIRGFSTFSERFKDDPRNLVRLLNTYLTRVSAALLKEGGCLDKYIGDAVVCLFGAPMRQADHALRGCKGALAAKAAVDRLRDEFRAQGLPDMYTRIGVNTAVNFVGNFGSEQLFSYTAIGDGMNLAARLEGANKAYGSVIMIGPRTYELAREHIEVRELDRVRVAGKTEAVTVYELLALKGGLDARKRKTVERYHAALALYRAARFEEAAAVLNARRAEDPEDGPTQALLERCQRYVKAPPQDFDGVANLDK, encoded by the coding sequence GTGGCAGGCGAGCGCTGGAAGACGGTCCGTTCACGGTGGCAGAACCACTGGCGGCTGATGCTGGGCGTGGCGGTGCTGGCCACCACGCTGGCCGCCGTCTGCCTTCACTTCGACGCGAAGCTGGGCGGCCTGCTGGAGGAAGCGGAGCGCACCGCGTACGACACCGTCGTCACGCGATTCACCGCGCGACGCGAGGTGTCATCCCAGGTGGTGCTGGTCACCATCGACCAGCCAAGCCTGGAGCGCATCCGCGCCAACGAACAGTACGCGCTCAACTTCGGAAGCTGGCCCTACAGCCGCAACCTCTGGGCGCGCGTGGTGGAACAGTTGGAAGCCGAGGGTGCTCGGGCCATCGTGTTCGACGCCGTCATGGACGAGCGCGGCACGGACGAGTCCATGGACCTGGCCTTCGCGCAGGTGCTCCAGGAGACGTCCATCCCCTTCTACCTGGGGGTCTCCACCCACGCGAACGCGCCGCTGCTGCCCCCCGCTGACTTCGGCGCGGCGGTGGCGGTGGACCGCCCCACTCAGGAGGAGGACACCTTCCCGGAGGAAGCCGGCGCGGAAACGTTCGAGGACGGCGCCCTGGAGGCGGTCCTTCCCTCCGCTTCTCCGGAGCAGCTTGCCCGGGCCATCGCGTTTCCGGTGCGCGCGAACGGCCGGACGCTGCCCGCGCTGGATTACGCGACGTCCTCGGGGGAGCGGCTCCCCAGCCACCCGGTACCGCCCATTCCCGTGCTGGTGGGCGCGGTGGATGGCTTCGGGCTGGTGGAGCCGGAGTCGGACGCCGACGGTTTCATGCGCCGCACGCGCTTCGTTTATTCGGATGGTCCCAATGCCTTCGCGACGCTGCCGGTGCGCGTGGCCGCGGGCCTGTTGGGCGCCAGCGCCATTGAGTTCTCCGGGCGCACGCTGCGCCTGGGCTCGCGCACCTACGCCGTGGATGCGGATGGCAGCGCTGGCATCGACTTCGGCGGGCAGTTGCATGACCGCTTCACGAGCGTTCCGCTTATCTCCGTGCTCGACGCATGGGTGCACCGGGGACAGGGCCAACCCACGGGGCTGCCGCCGGACGTCTTCCGCGGCAAGGTGGTCATCATTGGCGGCAACGCGGTGGGCCTCAACGACGTCAAGGCCACGTCCTTCTCGTCGCATGAGCCCGGCGTGGTGAAACAGGCGGCGGTGCTGGACACACTCCTGGGCAACGGCCGCTTCATCACCCGCGCACCGCTGGGGGTGAGTCTGGCGCTCGTCTTCGCGGTGGCCTTCGTGTCGGTGGTACTGCTGATGACGACGCGCTGGACGCCGCTGGAGATTGCGTGGCCGCTGGGGCTCTACGCCGGCATGAGCTGGGTGACGGGCCCCGCCCTTGGACTGACGAACACCTACGTGCTCACCGCCCTGCCCGCGCTGGCGGGCGTGCTGGCCAGCGTCAGTGCGGTGGCCTTCAACCACCTGGTGGCCAACGAGGAGGCGGCTTTCATCCGGCAGGCCTTCAGCCGCTTCATGGAGCCCAAGCTGGTGGAGCAGATGATTGCCCAGCGCGAGCTGCCTCGGCTGGATGGGGAGAATGTCGAAATCACCGCCTTCTTCAGCGACATCCGAGGCTTCTCCACCTTCAGCGAGCGCTTCAAGGACGACCCGCGCAACCTGGTGCGCCTGCTCAATACGTATCTGACGCGGGTGAGCGCGGCGCTGCTGAAGGAAGGTGGGTGCCTGGACAAGTACATCGGTGACGCCGTGGTGTGTCTCTTCGGCGCGCCGATGCGACAGGCGGACCACGCACTGCGCGGCTGCAAGGGCGCGCTCGCGGCGAAGGCGGCGGTGGACCGGCTGCGCGACGAGTTCCGCGCCCAGGGGCTGCCGGACATGTACACACGCATCGGCGTCAACACCGCGGTCAACTTCGTGGGCAACTTCGGCAGCGAGCAGCTCTTCAGCTACACCGCGATTGGCGACGGGATGAACCTGGCCGCGCGGCTGGAGGGCGCGAACAAGGCCTATGGCTCCGTCATCATGATTGGCCCGCGCACGTACGAGCTGGCGCGCGAGCACATCGAGGTGCGGGAACTGGACCGGGTGCGCGTGGCGGGCAAGACGGAGGCCGTCACCGTGTACGAATTGCTCGCGCTCAAGGGCGGGCTGGACGCGCGCAAGCGGAAGACGGTGGAGCGATACCACGCGGCGCTGGCGCTCTACCGCGCGGCGCGGTTCGAGGAAGCAGCAGCGGTGCTGAATGCGCGCCGCGCGGAGGACCCGGAGGACGGGCCCACGCAGGCGTTGCTGGAGCGCTGTCAACGATATGTGAAGGCGCCGCCGCAGGACTTCGACGGCGTGGCGAACCTGGACAAGTGA
- a CDS encoding M48 family metalloprotease, whose amino-acid sequence MMRTGWKVLALVGLGALTASCKGFNASSLTRGENILGKLSAASAEAKTCKKLRAAPSVQEEYALGGALAINFVRRGGGLLLDGPNDALHRYVNVVGKNLAAQSARPTLEWTFGVLQDTSQFNAMSAPGGYVFVTRKLLQGLENEGQLAGVLAHEIAHVTLKHAIHQYGDAKVKTCELVTYGEAVLSPTAVKVLSAGRNGDGTLDLDQDPGLLGHLSEKTIDLIDKGNAKEQELEADRIAVELMLSAGYTPDDYLALLAKTKDGGSTFANHPGKDERRRNILAHVQALKQPAGAFSGLATEGLRSPPLSPAFAAVRGGNNPRGVAKDGK is encoded by the coding sequence ATGATGCGAACGGGCTGGAAGGTGCTCGCGTTGGTGGGTCTGGGCGCGCTGACGGCGTCCTGCAAGGGCTTCAATGCGTCCTCACTCACCCGGGGTGAGAACATCCTGGGGAAGCTGAGCGCCGCGTCCGCGGAAGCCAAGACGTGCAAGAAGCTGCGCGCCGCCCCCAGCGTGCAGGAGGAGTACGCCCTGGGCGGCGCGCTGGCCATCAACTTCGTGCGGCGGGGTGGCGGGCTGCTACTGGACGGCCCCAACGACGCGCTCCACCGCTACGTCAACGTCGTGGGGAAGAACCTGGCGGCGCAATCCGCGCGGCCCACGCTCGAGTGGACCTTCGGCGTGCTCCAGGACACGTCCCAGTTCAACGCGATGTCCGCGCCCGGCGGCTACGTCTTCGTCACCCGGAAGCTGCTCCAGGGACTGGAGAACGAAGGACAACTGGCCGGCGTGCTGGCGCACGAAATCGCCCACGTCACGCTCAAGCACGCCATCCACCAGTACGGCGACGCGAAGGTGAAGACGTGCGAGCTGGTCACCTACGGCGAGGCCGTGCTCTCCCCCACCGCGGTGAAGGTGCTCTCCGCGGGCCGCAACGGCGACGGGACGCTGGATTTGGACCAGGACCCGGGCCTGCTGGGCCACCTGAGCGAGAAGACCATCGACCTCATCGACAAGGGGAACGCCAAGGAGCAGGAGCTGGAGGCGGACCGGATCGCCGTCGAGCTGATGCTCTCCGCGGGCTACACGCCGGACGACTACCTCGCCCTGCTGGCCAAGACGAAGGACGGGGGCAGCACCTTCGCCAACCACCCGGGGAAGGACGAGCGCCGGCGCAACATCCTCGCGCACGTCCAGGCACTGAAACAGCCGGCTGGCGCCTTCAGTGGACTGGCCACCGAAGGGCTCCGCTCGCCGCCGCTCAGCCCCGCCTTCGCCGCCGTGCGCGGTGGAAACAACCCACGCGGCGTGGCGAAGGACGGGAAGTAG
- a CDS encoding SH3 domain-containing protein, with translation MGMKTRVAWTTALLALAIPAGASAVKVGEPLYVKAKNTRVQVSPSGSDNAVAVLQPGERVTWGGADAKHKQWHRVTTATGKKGFVFQTNLSTTPPNMELVTQGNGTQQVDPKKFVASGAAVKALSPGAEQYGKDKGGDHGKAVQDIKALEALAKSVSTADIAAHVTAAGLFPVVGASDTVAKAGTNKRSGNR, from the coding sequence ATGGGGATGAAGACGCGGGTGGCGTGGACCACCGCCCTGCTGGCGCTGGCGATTCCGGCGGGAGCGTCGGCCGTGAAGGTCGGCGAGCCGCTGTACGTGAAGGCGAAGAACACGCGCGTACAGGTGAGCCCGTCCGGCTCGGACAACGCCGTGGCGGTGCTCCAGCCCGGAGAGCGGGTGACGTGGGGCGGCGCGGATGCGAAGCACAAGCAGTGGCACCGGGTGACCACGGCCACCGGGAAGAAGGGTTTCGTGTTCCAGACGAACCTGTCCACCACGCCGCCCAACATGGAGCTGGTGACGCAAGGGAATGGCACCCAGCAGGTGGATCCGAAGAAGTTCGTCGCCAGTGGCGCCGCGGTGAAGGCGCTCAGTCCCGGCGCGGAGCAGTACGGCAAGGACAAGGGCGGCGACCACGGCAAGGCCGTGCAGGACATCAAGGCGCTGGAGGCGCTGGCGAAGTCCGTGTCCACGGCGGACATCGCCGCGCACGTGACGGCGGCGGGGCTCTTCCCGGTGGTGGGCGCCAGCGACACGGTCGCGAAGGCCGGGACGAACAAGCGGAGCGGCAACCGATGA
- a CDS encoding HEAT repeat domain-containing protein, with amino-acid sequence MSDERPDALLKSALEKIVYFEARAQQLHSELASTRDEMEHLKREVAETHQRELGLRREVAELEVRVGRLQAEREELARLNQALRGERNQMMDKLLDVGRIRATAQERDDEDDDLGLDLASFISQLRSEVLLRGEAGPVARGLVVPTRRSPVPLRETAASVPVTPAPVSEPPVAAVVGGDGLSPVAREAQRFLQAGRLGVSAAQHAELSSHAGFGGPTDETLFGFSIRELSAQDGAARVRAAERLKALSQPAAAPALASALHAETDPTAQVALLQAFASLCQEEGASVVSPLLASPVPEVRIAALKALLTLAPKDAAPHLAQAMKDPDRSVRRRASLLALGLEGETARRLGEEAIHDADPEARALAALALGAGAGENARTLLLGALGDREQRVRKAAAQSLSRILGQDVSSVVDLDETHRRREIRRLATLPVKPVRARLEQPRPVVASVQAVAPAVAVAAVVQAPVAAVEQPAHAVAAVGAANRQAVTVGLAQGAGPVGPVQGRAGPVGAPVAPTPAPTPQAVAPVQRPPAPTPQAATPVQRSPAPPPQAAAPVQRPPAPAPQVTPSHSSPAQAPRAPAARLSPVQAALVAMGAVPGQAAPAPRVPAAAAGPSRPAAPSRPSASPVESLCSQMLAEVRVAVRGRSLVELAVALSAPSELAQEALTLLSARGAVIRRGHKYFAA; translated from the coding sequence GTGAGCGACGAGCGTCCGGACGCGCTGCTCAAGAGCGCACTCGAAAAGATCGTCTACTTCGAGGCGCGTGCCCAACAGCTCCACAGCGAGCTGGCTTCGACGCGCGATGAGATGGAGCACCTCAAGCGCGAGGTCGCGGAGACGCACCAGCGCGAGCTGGGCCTGCGCCGTGAGGTCGCGGAGCTGGAGGTCCGCGTGGGTCGGCTCCAGGCCGAACGCGAGGAACTGGCCCGGCTCAACCAGGCCCTGCGCGGCGAGCGGAACCAGATGATGGACAAGCTGCTGGACGTGGGGCGCATCCGCGCCACCGCCCAGGAGCGCGACGACGAGGACGACGACCTGGGGCTCGACCTGGCGTCGTTCATCTCCCAGCTTCGCAGCGAGGTGCTGCTGCGCGGTGAGGCGGGTCCGGTGGCCCGCGGGCTGGTGGTCCCCACGCGGCGCTCGCCGGTGCCGCTGCGTGAGACGGCGGCCAGTGTCCCCGTGACGCCGGCGCCGGTGAGCGAGCCGCCCGTGGCCGCTGTCGTCGGGGGCGACGGCCTGTCTCCGGTGGCGCGTGAGGCGCAGCGCTTCCTGCAGGCGGGACGGTTGGGCGTGAGCGCGGCGCAGCACGCGGAGCTGTCCTCGCACGCGGGTTTCGGTGGGCCGACGGATGAGACGTTGTTCGGGTTCTCCATCCGCGAGCTGTCCGCGCAGGATGGCGCGGCCCGAGTGCGTGCCGCGGAGCGATTGAAGGCGCTGTCACAGCCGGCCGCCGCGCCCGCGCTGGCGTCGGCGCTGCATGCGGAGACGGATCCGACGGCGCAGGTGGCGCTGCTCCAGGCCTTCGCGTCGCTGTGCCAGGAAGAGGGCGCGTCGGTGGTGTCGCCGCTGCTCGCGTCCCCGGTGCCGGAGGTGCGCATCGCGGCGCTCAAGGCGCTCCTGACGCTGGCGCCGAAGGACGCGGCGCCGCATCTGGCGCAGGCGATGAAGGACCCGGACCGCTCGGTGCGCCGCCGCGCGTCGCTGCTGGCGCTGGGCCTGGAAGGGGAGACGGCGCGGCGGCTGGGCGAGGAAGCCATCCACGACGCGGATCCGGAGGCGCGCGCGCTGGCCGCGCTGGCGCTCGGAGCTGGCGCTGGGGAGAACGCGCGCACGCTGCTGCTGGGCGCCTTGGGTGACCGTGAGCAGCGCGTTCGCAAGGCGGCCGCGCAGAGTCTGTCGCGCATCCTGGGGCAGGACGTGTCCTCGGTCGTGGACCTGGACGAGACCCACCGCCGCCGGGAGATTCGCCGACTGGCGACGTTGCCTGTGAAGCCTGTGCGGGCGCGGCTGGAGCAGCCTCGTCCGGTGGTGGCTTCGGTGCAGGCGGTCGCGCCGGCAGTGGCTGTCGCCGCGGTGGTTCAGGCGCCGGTGGCGGCGGTCGAGCAGCCCGCTCATGCGGTCGCCGCCGTGGGGGCTGCGAATCGGCAGGCCGTCACCGTGGGCCTCGCGCAGGGCGCTGGTCCGGTGGGGCCTGTGCAGGGGCGAGCAGGCCCCGTGGGAGCGCCGGTGGCTCCGACGCCCGCGCCAACGCCACAGGCCGTTGCTCCCGTGCAGCGTCCGCCTGCGCCAACTCCTCAGGCCGCCACTCCGGTGCAGCGTTCGCCCGCGCCGCCGCCACAGGCCGCCGCTCCCGTGCAGCGTCCGCCTGCGCCAGCTCCGCAGGTCACCCCAAGCCATTCCAGTCCCGCGCAGGCTCCGCGCGCTCCGGCTGCTCGCCTGTCCCCCGTCCAAGCGGCCTTGGTGGCCATGGGCGCGGTGCCCGGGCAGGCCGCCCCCGCGCCGCGTGTTCCCGCTGCCGCCGCAGGGCCGTCCCGTCCGGCGGCCCCCTCGCGCCCCAGTGCGTCACCGGTGGAATCCCTCTGCTCGCAGATGCTGGCCGAGGTCCGCGTCGCCGTCCGAGGCCGCTCGCTCGTCGAGCTGGCGGTCGCGCTCTCGGCGCCCTCGGAGCTCGCCCAGGAGGCGCTCACTCTGTTGTCCGCACGGGGAGCGGTGATTCGAAGGGGGCACAAATACTTCGCCGCTTGA
- a CDS encoding ParA family protein yields the protein MEAPTYSSKQVAEMLGVSPKQIPEESRKDAYTPDDIWELRTTLDRFPARLGHRRQLFLNFKGGTGKTSLSTSYAWRLAELGYAVLLIDLDSQGHATKCLGYEGEDFEKTLLDVLVRKTPLAKVIQKSSLPNLDFVPSNLTMSTVDLALMPMAGREFKLRNALKDVEAQYDVVVFDAPPSFGLLNLNALMAANDLFVPVLADFLSFHGLKLLFETVQSLEEDLNHVLDHVFIVVNSFNATFKLAKEALEALQTHYPEFLLPTIIRQCTKFAQASSEGRPVFVADPSSKGANDIQAMIDNILPRLVAAAAVAQTKGTQQAG from the coding sequence ATGGAAGCGCCGACGTACAGCTCCAAGCAGGTCGCCGAGATGCTCGGCGTGTCCCCGAAGCAGATTCCGGAGGAATCGCGGAAGGACGCCTACACGCCGGACGACATCTGGGAGCTGCGCACCACGCTCGACCGTTTCCCGGCGCGGCTGGGCCACCGCCGCCAGCTCTTCCTGAACTTCAAGGGTGGCACCGGCAAGACGTCGCTGTCCACGTCCTACGCCTGGCGCCTGGCGGAGCTGGGCTACGCGGTGCTGCTCATCGACCTCGACAGCCAGGGCCACGCCACCAAGTGCCTGGGCTACGAGGGCGAGGACTTCGAGAAGACGCTCCTGGACGTCCTCGTCCGCAAGACACCCCTGGCCAAGGTCATCCAGAAGTCCTCGCTGCCCAACCTGGACTTCGTCCCGTCCAACCTGACCATGTCCACGGTGGACCTCGCGCTGATGCCCATGGCCGGCCGCGAATTCAAGCTGCGCAACGCCCTCAAGGACGTGGAGGCCCAGTACGACGTCGTCGTCTTCGACGCGCCGCCGTCCTTCGGCCTGCTCAACCTCAACGCGCTGATGGCGGCGAACGACTTGTTCGTCCCCGTGCTCGCGGACTTCCTGTCCTTCCACGGCCTCAAGCTGCTGTTCGAAACGGTGCAGAGCCTGGAGGAGGACCTGAACCACGTGCTCGACCACGTCTTCATCGTGGTCAACTCCTTCAACGCCACCTTCAAGCTGGCGAAGGAGGCGCTGGAGGCGCTCCAGACGCACTATCCGGAGTTCCTGCTGCCCACCATCATCCGGCAGTGCACCAAGTTCGCGCAGGCCTCCAGCGAGGGGCGGCCGGTGTTCGTCGCGGACCCCTCGTCCAAGGGGGCCAACGACATCCAGGCCATGATTGACAACATCCTGCCCCGGCTGGTGGCCGCGGCAGCCGTCGCCCAGACGAAGGGCACCCAGCAGGCCGGCTGA